In Streptomyces sp. RFCAC02, the following proteins share a genomic window:
- a CDS encoding ATP-binding protein — MSDEDVDLADLLGTQESACLEFKSSPKREGRRGDAIGHAVCAMANDLSGRGGGDILVGVDDKGMPVDDIDLSDRALLQLTEIRDSGLILDRPSLSVERAVYRGKPVIRLHVAASATPPVRYDGVVWVRPGPTTRKANREDERVLSERRRTQDRPFDTRPMELARVDDLDLDLFQQSYLPSMVDPDVIEENGRPIDLQLSSLHLMTHSGTPTVLGLLVVGLDPAGHVPGAYVQFVRYQGVDLDAPIVDEQELRQNLVGLSARLEPLLRSNLRTRLVEDGFRETPRPDYPLEALRELCMNALMHRNYETSYAPTRIVWFDDRIEITNPGGPFGQVRDDNFDRVTDYRNPSLAAAMKGLGYVNRFGRGIGRVRRALEDNGNPPAEFQVDASSWVVVLRRAV; from the coding sequence GTGAGCGATGAAGACGTGGATCTGGCCGACCTGCTGGGAACCCAGGAGTCGGCCTGCCTCGAGTTCAAGAGCAGTCCCAAGCGCGAGGGCAGGCGGGGCGACGCCATCGGCCACGCGGTGTGCGCCATGGCCAATGACCTGAGTGGTCGTGGCGGGGGTGACATCCTCGTGGGAGTGGACGACAAAGGTATGCCCGTCGACGACATCGATCTGAGCGATCGCGCGCTTCTCCAGCTCACCGAGATACGGGACTCCGGCCTCATTCTCGATCGCCCGTCCCTCTCGGTTGAGCGGGCCGTCTACCGAGGCAAACCCGTCATCCGGCTCCACGTGGCCGCGTCCGCGACGCCGCCGGTGCGATACGACGGCGTTGTGTGGGTTCGCCCCGGCCCCACCACGCGTAAGGCCAACCGGGAGGACGAGCGGGTCCTCTCGGAGCGCCGACGTACCCAAGACCGTCCTTTCGATACGCGCCCGATGGAACTGGCCCGCGTCGATGACCTGGACCTGGACCTGTTCCAGCAGTCATATTTGCCTTCCATGGTCGATCCGGACGTCATCGAGGAGAACGGCCGCCCCATCGATCTTCAGCTCTCCTCGCTCCACCTCATGACCCACAGCGGCACGCCGACCGTGCTGGGTCTGTTGGTCGTCGGACTCGATCCCGCCGGTCATGTACCCGGAGCGTACGTCCAGTTCGTGCGCTACCAGGGCGTTGACCTCGATGCCCCGATCGTCGATGAGCAGGAGCTTCGGCAGAATCTGGTAGGACTCTCCGCACGTCTGGAACCCCTCCTGCGGAGCAATCTGCGCACGAGGCTTGTGGAGGACGGCTTCCGGGAGACGCCCCGACCGGACTATCCGCTGGAGGCACTGCGTGAGCTCTGCATGAACGCGCTCATGCACCGGAACTATGAGACGTCCTACGCGCCGACCCGGATCGTCTGGTTCGACGACCGAATCGAGATCACCAATCCTGGCGGACCGTTCGGGCAGGTCCGGGACGACAACTTCGACCGTGTCACCGATTACCGCAATCCGTCCCTGGCAGCCGCGATGAAAGGGCTTGGGTATGTGAACCGGTTCGGCCGGGGTATCGGGCGGGTGAGAAGGGCGCTGGAGGACAACGGGAATCCGCCCGCCGAGTTCCAGGTGGATGCTTCCTCGTGGGTTGTCGTGCTCAGGAGGGCCGTATGA
- a CDS encoding MarR family transcriptional regulator — MDFPRETATALEQVLRLFRRINPPSDLSLTAAATLAALDHGGPRRLTELATGQGVTQPAMSQLVSRLQDAGYADRAPDPTDGRVVLVGITDAGRDLLARRRDRRAELLGVLLDRLTPEERAALRAALPAVERLTRLGLEDPRTVPTPEKHTPGARS; from the coding sequence ATGGATTTTCCTCGGGAGACCGCGACCGCGCTGGAGCAGGTGCTCCGCCTCTTCCGGCGGATCAACCCGCCGAGCGACCTGTCGCTGACCGCCGCCGCGACCCTCGCGGCACTCGACCACGGCGGCCCCCGCCGCCTCACCGAGCTGGCCACCGGCCAGGGCGTCACGCAACCCGCCATGTCGCAGCTCGTCTCCCGGCTGCAGGACGCCGGCTACGCCGACCGCGCCCCCGACCCCACCGACGGCCGGGTCGTCCTCGTCGGCATCACCGACGCCGGCCGCGACCTGCTGGCCCGCCGCAGGGACCGGCGCGCGGAACTGCTCGGCGTCCTGCTCGACCGCCTCACCCCCGAGGAGCGCGCCGCCCTGCGCGCCGCGCTCCCGGCGGTGGAGAGACTGACGCGGCTCGGCCTGGAAGATCCGCGCACCGTCCCCACACCCGAGAAGCACACTCCTGGAGCACGCTCATGA
- a CDS encoding AraC family transcriptional regulator — translation MEIEHLPGAALGSLLDGPRARGAFLMRAVLRPPWCVAVRDEAPLTVISVVRGSACVHPQGAGGVEPLTAGELALVRGPAPYTVADDPATEPQATIRPGGCSVAADGTDLCEEMDLGVRTWGNTPDGDGPTVLLIGTYRLRGDLTGRLRDALPRVLPLRRHAFDSPLPALLDAEIRRDAPGQEVVLDRLLDLLVIEALRTWYASPGADAPPGAHAHSDPAVARALRLLHDHPAHPWTVAGLAAKAGVSRAALARRFTALVGEPPMTYLTGRRLGMAADLLREPDATLDSVARRVGYGSGFALSTAFKRERGVRPSEHRAQGLSPTEGVPPGPHAVSGSLRVS, via the coding sequence ATGGAAATCGAACACCTGCCCGGCGCCGCGCTGGGCAGTCTTCTCGACGGCCCGCGTGCCCGTGGCGCGTTCCTGATGCGGGCGGTGCTGCGCCCCCCGTGGTGCGTGGCCGTGCGTGACGAGGCGCCGCTGACCGTCATCAGCGTGGTACGCGGCAGCGCGTGCGTCCACCCGCAGGGTGCGGGAGGCGTCGAACCGCTGACGGCGGGGGAACTGGCGCTCGTGCGCGGCCCCGCGCCCTACACCGTGGCCGACGACCCGGCGACCGAGCCGCAGGCCACGATCCGCCCGGGCGGGTGCAGCGTCGCCGCCGACGGCACCGACCTGTGCGAGGAGATGGACCTCGGTGTCAGGACATGGGGGAACACCCCGGACGGCGACGGGCCGACCGTCCTGCTGATCGGCACCTACCGGCTGCGCGGCGACCTCACCGGCCGCCTCCGGGATGCGCTGCCGCGCGTGCTGCCGCTGCGCCGCCACGCCTTCGACTCGCCGCTGCCCGCCCTGCTCGACGCGGAGATCCGCAGGGACGCGCCGGGCCAGGAGGTCGTCCTCGACCGGCTCCTCGACCTCCTCGTGATCGAGGCCCTGCGCACCTGGTACGCCAGCCCCGGCGCCGACGCGCCGCCCGGGGCGCACGCGCACAGCGATCCAGCGGTGGCGCGGGCGCTGCGGCTCCTGCACGACCATCCCGCGCACCCCTGGACGGTCGCCGGCCTGGCGGCCAAGGCCGGCGTCTCCCGGGCGGCGCTGGCACGGCGGTTCACCGCGCTGGTGGGGGAGCCGCCGATGACGTACCTGACCGGCCGGCGGCTGGGGATGGCGGCCGACCTGCTGCGCGAGCCGGACGCCACGCTGGACTCGGTCGCGCGGCGCGTCGGGTACGGCAGCGGTTTCGCCCTGAGCACGGCGTTCAAGCGGGAACGCGGCGTCCGTCCGAGTGAACACCGCGCGCAGGGACTCTCACCGACCGAGGGCGTTCCCCCCGGACCTCACGCTGTGTCCGGTTCTCTGCGGGTGTCGTAG
- a CDS encoding cupin: protein MEDITELADEHLALARDADHGRSAHLFLRDGPLRQSVIALTAGSVLEEHDAPPASSIQILRGRVRLVASDGVAADLEAGHIMQVPHSRHTLTAVHESVVLMTAVTATPEPVVVYDTRREPDTA, encoded by the coding sequence ATGGAGGACATCACCGAGCTGGCCGACGAGCACCTGGCACTGGCCCGTGACGCGGACCACGGGCGCAGCGCCCATCTGTTCCTGCGCGACGGGCCGCTGCGCCAGAGCGTGATCGCGCTGACCGCCGGGTCGGTGCTGGAGGAGCACGACGCGCCGCCCGCGTCGAGCATCCAGATCCTGCGGGGCCGGGTCAGGCTGGTCGCCTCGGACGGTGTGGCGGCGGACTTGGAGGCGGGGCACATCATGCAGGTCCCGCACAGCAGACACACCCTCACGGCGGTGCACGAGTCCGTCGTCCTCATGACCGCGGTGACGGCCACCCCCGAACCGGTCGTCGTCTACGACACCCGCAGAGAACCGGACACAGCGTGA
- a CDS encoding molybdopterin oxidoreductase family protein: MSADTAVTSTTTAGTVTPTHCPYCALQCGMGLRRNGTGLDVVPRESFDVNRGALCGKGQNAPAVLAAGARLTEPLVRDTPGGALRPASWPEALDRVAAGLAGVRDRHGPDAVGVFGGGGLTNEKAYALGKFARVVLGTSQIDYNGRFCMSSAAAAGNRAFGLDRGLPFPLADIPRTGCVVLVGSNPAETMPPALRYLTELRANGGTLIVVDPRRTRTAEQADLHLAPRPGTDLALALGLLHLVVAEGRVDEGYVRERTTGWPEARAAAMAHWPELVERVTGVPVPRLREAVRMFCEPEAAMVLTARGPEQQSKGTDTVGAWINLCLATGRAGRPYSGYGCLTGQGNGQGGREHGQKADQLPGYRSLADPAARAHVAGVWGVDPASLPGPGRSAYELLDALGRDTPDGVRALLLMGSNPVVSAPRAAHIEERMRSLDFLAVCDVVLSESARLADVVLPVTQWAEETGTLTNLEGRVLLRRKAVDAPPGCRSDLDVLNGLAARLGHATGFPVVAEEVFAELRRASAGGVADYAGISYDRIAAEDGVFWPCPEPGHPGTPRLFLDRFATPDGRARFAPVSHRPSAEEPCAEYPLLLTTGRVLAQYQSGAQTRRVAELNAAAPGPFVQVHPRLAERLGAVDGEPLAVVSRRGRAVAPARISADIRPDTVFMPFHWPGEGRANTVTNPALDPTSRMPEFKVCAVRVERVAAKPAADRAVPGEAVPAGRV, translated from the coding sequence ATGAGCGCCGACACCGCAGTGACCTCGACCACAACCGCCGGGACCGTCACGCCCACGCACTGCCCGTACTGCGCCCTGCAGTGCGGGATGGGCCTGCGGCGGAACGGCACGGGGCTCGACGTGGTGCCGCGCGAGTCGTTCGACGTAAACCGCGGCGCCCTGTGCGGGAAGGGCCAGAACGCGCCCGCCGTGCTCGCGGCCGGTGCCCGCCTCACCGAGCCGCTGGTGCGCGACACTCCGGGCGGCGCGCTGCGCCCCGCGTCCTGGCCGGAGGCGCTGGACCGCGTGGCCGCGGGGCTCGCGGGCGTGCGCGACCGGCACGGCCCGGACGCCGTCGGTGTGTTCGGCGGCGGCGGGCTGACGAACGAGAAGGCGTACGCGCTCGGGAAGTTCGCGCGGGTGGTGCTCGGCACCTCGCAGATCGACTACAACGGGCGGTTCTGCATGTCGTCGGCCGCGGCGGCGGGCAACCGGGCGTTCGGGCTCGACCGCGGCCTGCCGTTCCCGCTGGCCGACATCCCGCGCACCGGCTGCGTCGTCCTCGTCGGATCCAACCCGGCCGAGACGATGCCGCCGGCGCTGCGGTACCTCACCGAGCTGAGGGCGAACGGCGGCACCCTGATCGTCGTCGATCCGCGCCGCACCAGGACCGCCGAGCAGGCCGACCTGCACCTCGCGCCCCGCCCCGGGACCGACCTGGCGCTGGCGCTCGGGCTGCTCCACCTCGTCGTCGCCGAGGGCAGGGTCGACGAGGGCTATGTGCGGGAGCGGACCACCGGCTGGCCCGAGGCCCGCGCCGCCGCCATGGCGCACTGGCCGGAACTGGTCGAACGCGTGACCGGCGTGCCCGTGCCGCGGCTGCGGGAGGCCGTCCGCATGTTCTGCGAGCCGGAGGCCGCGATGGTCCTCACGGCGCGCGGCCCCGAACAGCAGTCGAAGGGCACCGACACCGTCGGCGCGTGGATCAACCTGTGCCTGGCGACCGGGCGGGCGGGCCGGCCGTACTCCGGGTACGGCTGCCTCACCGGGCAGGGCAACGGGCAGGGCGGGCGCGAGCACGGGCAGAAGGCGGACCAGCTCCCCGGCTACCGGTCCCTCGCCGACCCGGCCGCCCGCGCGCACGTCGCCGGTGTGTGGGGCGTGGACCCGGCGTCGCTGCCGGGTCCCGGGCGCAGCGCGTACGAGCTGCTGGACGCCCTCGGCCGCGACACGCCCGACGGGGTGCGGGCGCTGCTGCTGATGGGGTCGAACCCGGTCGTCTCCGCGCCGCGCGCCGCGCACATCGAGGAACGGATGCGGTCCCTGGACTTCCTCGCCGTGTGCGACGTGGTCCTGTCGGAGTCGGCGCGGCTGGCGGACGTGGTCCTGCCCGTGACGCAGTGGGCGGAGGAGACGGGGACGCTGACCAATCTGGAGGGGCGGGTGCTGCTGCGGCGCAAGGCGGTGGACGCGCCGCCCGGGTGCCGCAGCGATCTCGACGTGCTGAACGGGCTGGCCGCGCGCCTCGGGCACGCGACGGGGTTCCCGGTGGTGGCGGAGGAGGTGTTCGCGGAGCTGCGGCGGGCGTCGGCGGGCGGCGTCGCCGACTACGCGGGCATCTCGTACGACCGGATCGCGGCGGAGGACGGGGTGTTCTGGCCGTGTCCCGAGCCGGGGCACCCGGGGACGCCGCGGCTGTTCCTCGACCGGTTCGCGACGCCGGACGGGCGGGCGCGGTTCGCGCCGGTGAGCCACCGGCCGTCGGCGGAGGAGCCGTGCGCGGAGTACCCGCTGCTGCTGACGACCGGACGGGTCCTGGCGCAGTACCAGTCGGGCGCGCAGACCCGGCGGGTCGCCGAGCTGAACGCGGCGGCGCCCGGTCCGTTCGTGCAGGTCCACCCGCGGCTCGCGGAGCGGCTCGGCGCGGTGGACGGCGAACCGCTCGCCGTGGTGTCGCGGCGGGGGCGTGCGGTGGCGCCGGCGCGGATCAGCGCGGACATCCGGCCGGACACGGTGTTCATGCCGTTCCACTGGCCTGGCGAGGGGCGGGCCAACACGGTGACGAACCCGGCGCTCGACCCGACGTCGCGGATGCCGGAGTTCAAGGTGTGCGCGGTGCGCGTGGAGCGGGTCGCCGCGAAGCCGGCGGCGGACCGCGCGGTGCCCGGGGAAGCGGTACCCGCGGGGCGTGTGTGA
- a CDS encoding SIMPL domain-containing protein, with amino-acid sequence MNGITSAPGGHGGVTVHGTGTVRAVPDLARVNLSIRQTRQEPSEAFRETHALVALIRQVVRGHGVPDDAVATSRLNLRSSWSYGQDRRFLGYECAASFAVEVRDLDLLEPLLVQVVDAGAHQIDGVTFDVAARGELQSRARRSAVADARAKAELYAEAAGARLGAVTAIEDRDPAVPPSGYGAMTRSAAPAQPGGPGGEGDLIPGRLTIRSSVTATFALLV; translated from the coding sequence ATGAACGGCATCACTTCCGCCCCGGGCGGTCACGGAGGCGTCACCGTCCACGGCACGGGCACCGTCCGCGCCGTCCCGGACCTGGCGCGCGTCAACCTGTCGATCCGGCAGACGCGGCAGGAGCCGTCCGAAGCCTTCCGGGAGACGCACGCGCTCGTCGCCCTGATACGCCAGGTGGTGCGCGGCCACGGCGTGCCGGACGACGCGGTCGCCACCTCCCGCCTCAACCTGCGCTCCTCCTGGAGCTACGGGCAGGACCGCCGCTTCCTCGGCTACGAGTGCGCGGCGTCGTTCGCCGTCGAGGTGCGGGACCTCGACCTGCTCGAACCGCTCCTCGTCCAGGTCGTCGACGCGGGCGCGCACCAGATCGACGGGGTCACCTTCGACGTGGCCGCCCGCGGCGAGCTCCAGTCCCGCGCCCGCCGCTCCGCCGTCGCCGACGCGCGTGCGAAGGCCGAGCTGTACGCCGAGGCCGCAGGGGCGCGGCTCGGCGCGGTCACCGCCATCGAGGACCGCGACCCGGCGGTGCCGCCCTCCGGCTACGGCGCCATGACGCGCTCCGCCGCCCCCGCACAGCCGGGCGGCCCCGGCGGCGAGGGCGACCTGATACCCGGCCGTCTGACGATCCGTTCCTCGGTGACCGCGACGTTCGCACTCCTCGTCTGA
- a CDS encoding MFS transporter, whose translation MSGPSTGQSAAAPAVNPFKQPKAVFAVAFACVVSFMGIGLVDPILPAISEDLDATPSQVTMLFTSYLVVTAVAMLVTGWVSSRIGAKKTLIVGLAIIVVFAALAGASGSVDGIVGFRAGWGVGNALFIATSLAVIVASASGGFVGAIVLYETALGVGIAVGPLLGGLLGEVSWRGPFFGVAVLMAIALLATVVLVEPLPKPAKKTSLVAPLAALRHRGLLTLSLTALCYNWAFFTLLGYAPFPMELGAIQLGFVFTGWGALVALFSVFGAPWLQRKLGLARTLYANLTLFAVVMAAIAIWVNDKPALIALVIVAGVFCGVNNTVTTQAVMTVSPVERPVASAAYGFVRFIGGGLAPYFAGKMVDNFNIHVPFYVGAGALLLGVAILATAHELLGRAEAAQAAEAGGHGAPAAEEATPAAAAPAGDGVIVAAVDGSPLGAEVAARAGRLARLNGRAVHVLHARELGFGDGTAAESEDAAAAEALVRRQVERLRADLVPATGHVLGDAADHGAVGRMIAEYADRAGARAIVIGAPTHGGLPALMDASASRELWRHARCDIHIVNPAATRPAVHEVA comes from the coding sequence ATGAGTGGCCCCTCCACAGGGCAGTCAGCGGCGGCACCGGCCGTCAACCCGTTCAAGCAGCCGAAGGCCGTCTTCGCCGTCGCCTTCGCCTGCGTCGTCTCCTTCATGGGCATCGGGCTCGTCGACCCGATCCTGCCGGCCATCTCCGAGGACCTGGACGCGACGCCCAGCCAGGTGACGATGCTGTTCACCAGCTACCTCGTCGTCACCGCCGTCGCCATGCTCGTCACCGGCTGGGTCTCCAGCCGCATCGGCGCCAAGAAGACCCTCATCGTCGGCCTCGCGATCATCGTCGTGTTCGCCGCGCTCGCCGGCGCGTCCGGCAGCGTCGACGGCATCGTCGGCTTCCGCGCCGGCTGGGGCGTCGGCAACGCCCTGTTCATCGCCACCTCCCTCGCCGTCATCGTGGCGTCGGCGAGCGGCGGCTTCGTCGGCGCGATCGTCCTGTACGAGACGGCGCTCGGTGTCGGCATCGCCGTCGGCCCCCTGCTGGGCGGCCTGCTGGGCGAGGTGAGCTGGCGCGGCCCGTTCTTCGGCGTCGCCGTCCTCATGGCCATCGCCCTCCTCGCCACCGTCGTCCTCGTCGAACCCCTCCCCAAGCCGGCGAAGAAGACCAGCCTCGTGGCCCCGCTCGCCGCCCTGCGGCACCGCGGCCTGCTCACCCTGTCCCTGACCGCGCTCTGCTACAACTGGGCGTTCTTCACCCTGCTCGGCTACGCCCCGTTCCCCATGGAACTGGGCGCCATCCAGCTCGGCTTCGTCTTCACCGGGTGGGGCGCGCTGGTCGCCCTCTTCTCCGTCTTCGGCGCCCCGTGGCTCCAGCGGAAGCTCGGCCTCGCCCGCACCCTGTACGCGAACCTCACGCTGTTCGCCGTCGTCATGGCCGCCATCGCGATCTGGGTGAACGACAAGCCCGCCCTCATCGCGCTCGTCATCGTGGCCGGTGTCTTCTGCGGCGTGAACAACACCGTCACCACCCAGGCCGTCATGACGGTCTCCCCGGTGGAACGGCCCGTGGCGTCCGCCGCGTACGGCTTCGTCCGCTTCATCGGCGGCGGCCTCGCCCCGTACTTCGCGGGCAAGATGGTGGACAACTTCAACATCCACGTGCCGTTCTACGTCGGCGCCGGGGCGCTCCTCCTCGGCGTCGCCATCCTCGCCACCGCCCACGAGCTGCTGGGCAGGGCCGAGGCCGCGCAGGCCGCCGAGGCCGGCGGGCACGGCGCCCCGGCCGCCGAGGAGGCCACCCCGGCCGCGGCCGCCCCGGCCGGCGACGGCGTCATCGTCGCGGCCGTGGACGGCTCGCCGCTGGGCGCCGAGGTCGCCGCGCGGGCCGGGCGCCTCGCCCGCCTGAACGGCCGCGCCGTCCACGTCCTGCACGCCCGTGAACTCGGCTTCGGCGACGGCACGGCGGCCGAGAGCGAGGACGCGGCCGCCGCCGAGGCGCTGGTCCGGCGGCAGGTCGAGCGCCTGCGCGCCGACCTCGTCCCGGCCACCGGGCACGTCCTCGGCGACGCGGCCGACCACGGCGCGGTCGGCCGCATGATCGCCGAGTACGCCGACCGCGCCGGCGCCCGCGCCATCGTCATCGGCGCGCCGACGCACGGCGGGCTGCCCGCCCTGATGGACGCGAGCGCCAGCCGCGAGCTGTGGCGCCACGCGCGGTGCGACATCCACATCGTCAACCCGGCCGCCACCCGGCCCGCGGTGCACGAAGTGGCCTGA
- a CDS encoding AAA family ATPase, with amino-acid sequence MTSIALFNNKGGVGKTTLTYHLAHMIRRLGPSVLAIDLDPQANLTSMCLDETEIEELWENPSELIDQGAVPAGLPGIGRVRSGQTIADAVRPILEGVGDIGAVEPVRLRPGLWLLPGSLDLSRFEDKLSNEWSRAYAGDVAAIRTSTAFHRIMEQAAKAVDADVVLIDIGPNLGAINRAALISADTVLMPLAADLFSLKGLSNLGPTLRQWRADWQQLVLPRVPQNISAPQADMRPLGYVIMQPEMRLDRPVKAYERWLKRIPWVYSSAVLDETRPTREDDRHRIATLRNYRSLMPLAHDARKPMFDLKPADGALGSTQQYVKTCYKEFRTLSREVLARIGEPLDEVRPPAPAGPSRL; translated from the coding sequence ATGACATCGATTGCGTTGTTCAACAACAAGGGAGGCGTGGGAAAGACCACCCTCACCTACCACCTGGCGCACATGATCCGGCGTCTCGGTCCGAGTGTTCTCGCCATCGACCTGGATCCACAGGCGAACCTCACCTCCATGTGCCTGGATGAGACGGAGATCGAAGAGCTCTGGGAAAATCCTTCCGAGCTCATCGATCAAGGCGCGGTACCGGCGGGCCTCCCCGGGATCGGACGCGTTCGCAGCGGACAGACCATCGCCGATGCCGTCCGTCCCATCCTCGAAGGGGTGGGCGACATCGGGGCTGTCGAGCCCGTCAGGCTCCGGCCCGGCCTCTGGTTGCTGCCCGGCAGCCTCGATCTCAGCCGCTTCGAGGACAAACTGTCCAACGAATGGTCTCGTGCCTATGCGGGAGACGTCGCAGCCATCCGTACATCGACAGCTTTCCATCGGATCATGGAGCAGGCGGCGAAGGCCGTGGACGCGGATGTCGTGCTGATCGACATCGGCCCCAACCTGGGAGCCATCAACCGAGCCGCATTGATTTCAGCCGACACCGTACTGATGCCATTGGCCGCGGACCTGTTCTCGCTCAAGGGCCTCAGCAACCTGGGACCGACACTGCGCCAGTGGCGCGCTGACTGGCAACAGCTTGTGCTTCCCCGGGTGCCGCAGAACATCTCTGCACCCCAAGCCGATATGCGTCCCCTCGGATACGTGATCATGCAGCCGGAGATGCGGCTGGATCGACCGGTCAAGGCGTACGAACGGTGGCTCAAGAGAATTCCCTGGGTCTACTCCTCGGCAGTTCTCGACGAGACCCGGCCCACCCGCGAGGACGACCGCCATCGCATCGCGACCTTGCGGAATTACCGGAGCCTGATGCCTCTGGCGCACGACGCAAGGAAGCCGATGTTCGATCTGAAGCCGGCAGACGGAGCCCTGGGCAGCACTCAGCAGTACGTGAAGACCTGCTACAAGGAGTTCCGGACACTGTCCCGCGAGGTGCTCGCGCGGATCGGCGAGCCCTTGGATGAGGTCCGGCCACCGGCACCGGCCGGCCCGAGCCGGCTTTGA
- a CDS encoding GNAT family N-acetyltransferase gives MHADSDPATATPHVPPRPAAPGRSAAPVIRPAEPDDAFPITAIFAHYVVSTLVTFREEPLTTTEWRRKMADTAAHGLPFLVVEMNGAVAGFAYAGPWRPQPAYRHTVENSIYLAPDRTGLGLGRALLTALVEGCERAGVRQIVAVIADSGSDASPALHRRLGFTEAGRLRAVGHKHGRWLDTVLMQRDLATIAERPGGLTVPEGALGPEGPSTEHH, from the coding sequence ATGCATGCCGACAGCGACCCCGCCACCGCCACTCCGCACGTGCCGCCCCGGCCTGCGGCACCGGGCCGGTCGGCGGCCCCGGTGATCCGCCCGGCCGAGCCGGACGACGCGTTCCCCATCACGGCGATCTTCGCGCACTACGTCGTCTCGACCCTCGTCACCTTCAGGGAGGAGCCCCTCACGACGACGGAGTGGCGCCGGAAGATGGCGGACACGGCCGCGCACGGCCTGCCGTTCCTCGTGGTGGAGATGAACGGGGCCGTCGCCGGATTCGCGTACGCAGGACCCTGGCGCCCGCAGCCCGCCTACCGGCACACCGTCGAGAACAGCATCTACCTCGCGCCCGACCGCACCGGGCTCGGGCTCGGCCGTGCCCTGCTGACGGCGCTGGTCGAGGGGTGCGAGCGGGCCGGGGTCCGCCAGATCGTCGCCGTCATCGCGGACTCGGGGAGCGACGCGTCCCCGGCACTGCACCGCCGGCTCGGTTTCACGGAGGCGGGCCGGCTGCGCGCGGTCGGGCACAAGCACGGACGGTGGCTCGACACCGTGCTGATGCAGCGGGACCTGGCCACCATCGCGGAACGGCCGGGCGGCCTCACCGTCCCCGAGGGCGCACTCGGCCCGGAGGGACCGTCGACGGAGCACCACTGA
- a CDS encoding FAD-dependent oxidoreductase, whose translation MSGTETARRVVIIGGGPAGARLAARLAPAARVTVLAEEPHPAYNRVLLADVLAGRYPADVIALPGPADGVTWHAGVRAARIDRDRRLVLRDDDGAPEPYDTLVLATGANPVLPPLTGLRLPGGGLPEGVRAFRTLDDCRALGGVLDARPDASAVVIGGGLLGVLAAAALARRGARVFLAQRGEHLLDRHLDPAAAGLLAAHLAGAGVEVHTECAVRGLLTGDGGAVRGVRLADGYELPADLVVLACGVRPRAGLARDAGLATGATGGVTVDDRLTTSDPAIHAIGDCAEHAGVSYGLAGAAQDQADVLADILRGAPHARYAGTRALVRLTLPDGPAPFDLAAFGRPVAGPPDDVVRLDDATRGAYRALVVRDDRLRGGVLVGDLGGVGSLARAWEADEALPATAPLLHLLTHDGGC comes from the coding sequence ATGAGCGGAACGGAGACGGCGCGACGCGTCGTGATCATCGGCGGCGGCCCCGCGGGCGCCCGCCTCGCGGCGCGGCTCGCGCCCGCCGCCCGCGTGACCGTCCTCGCCGAGGAACCCCACCCCGCCTACAACCGCGTCCTCCTCGCCGACGTGCTCGCCGGCCGCTACCCCGCCGACGTGATCGCCCTCCCCGGACCGGCGGACGGCGTCACCTGGCACGCCGGCGTGCGCGCCGCGCGCATCGACCGCGACCGGCGCCTCGTGCTCCGCGACGACGACGGCGCGCCCGAGCCGTACGACACCCTGGTCCTCGCCACCGGCGCGAACCCCGTCCTGCCGCCCCTCACCGGCCTGCGCCTGCCCGGCGGCGGCCTGCCCGAGGGCGTACGGGCCTTCCGCACGCTGGACGACTGCCGCGCGCTCGGCGGCGTCCTCGACGCCCGGCCGGACGCGTCCGCCGTCGTCATCGGCGGCGGACTGCTCGGCGTCCTCGCCGCCGCGGCGCTGGCCCGGCGCGGCGCCCGCGTGTTCCTCGCGCAGCGCGGCGAGCACCTCCTCGACCGCCACCTCGACCCCGCCGCCGCCGGCCTGCTGGCAGCGCACCTGGCCGGCGCCGGCGTCGAGGTCCACACCGAGTGCGCGGTGCGCGGGCTGCTCACCGGCGACGGCGGCGCGGTGCGCGGCGTGCGCCTCGCCGACGGCTACGAGCTCCCCGCCGACCTCGTCGTCCTCGCCTGCGGCGTCCGCCCCCGCGCGGGCCTCGCACGGGACGCGGGCCTCGCCACCGGCGCGACCGGCGGCGTCACGGTGGACGACCGCCTCACCACGAGCGACCCGGCGATCCACGCCATCGGCGACTGCGCCGAGCACGCGGGCGTCTCCTACGGCCTGGCCGGTGCCGCCCAGGACCAGGCGGACGTCCTCGCCGACATCCTGCGCGGCGCGCCGCACGCCCGGTACGCCGGGACGCGGGCGCTCGTCCGACTGACCCTGCCGGACGGCCCCGCGCCGTTCGACCTGGCCGCGTTCGGCCGCCCCGTCGCAGGCCCCCCCGACGACGTGGTGCGGCTGGACGACGCCACGCGCGGCGCCTACCGCGCCCTGGTCGTCCGCGACGACCGGCTGCGCGGCGGGGTCCTCGTCGGCGACCTCGGCGGCGTCGGGTCCCTGGCCCGCGCCTGGGAGGCCGACGAGGCGCTGCCCGCGACCGCCCCCCTGCTCCACCTGCTGACCCACGACGGAGGGTGCTGA